Proteins found in one Epinephelus fuscoguttatus linkage group LG4, E.fuscoguttatus.final_Chr_v1 genomic segment:
- the LOC125887907 gene encoding putative protein CRIPAK — protein sequence MCPVPLSMCPVPLSMCPSVHVSCPSVHVFCPFVHVSLCPCVLSLCPCVLSLCPCFLFTVHVSCPSVPLSMCPVPLSMCHFVHMSLCPCVPLSMCPVPLSMCSVPLSMCPSVHVSCPSVHVSCPFVHVSCLLSMCPVLLSLCPCVLSLCPCVTLSICPSVHVSCPSVHVSCPSVPLSCLLSMCPVPLSLCPCVPLSMCPVLLSLCPVYCPCVLSLCPSVHVSLCPCVPSFCSSIHVFCPSVPLSMCPVYCPCVLSLCPSVHVSCPFVHVSSVHASCPSVPLSMCPVPLSMCPVPLSMVLSSVPLSICPVPLSMCPLSMCPVPLSMVLSSVPLSICPVPLSMCPLSMCPVPLSMVLSSVQVKDHK from the coding sequence ATGTGtcctgtccctctgtccatGTGTCCTGTCCCTTTGTCCATGTGTCCCTCTGTCCATGTGtcctgtccctctgtccatGTGTTCTGTCCCTTTGTCCATGTGTCCCTCTGTCCATGTGtcctgtccctctgtccatGTGTCCTGTCCCTTTGTCCATGTTTCCTGTTTACTGTCCATGTGTCCTGTccttctgtccctctgtccatgTGTCCTGTCCCTTTGTCCATGTGTCACTTTGTCCATATGTCCCTCTGTCCATGTGTCCCTCTGTCCATGTGtcctgtccctctgtccatGTGTTCTGTCCCTTTGTCCATGTGTCCCTCTGTCCATGTGtcctgtccctctgtccatGTGTCCTGTCCCTTTGTCCATGTTTCCTGTTTACTGTCCATGTGTCCTGTccttctgtccctctgtccatgTGTCCTGTCCCTTTGTCCATGTGTCACTTTGTCCATATGTCCCTCTGTCCATGTGtcctgtccctctgtccatgtgtcctgtccttctgtccctctgtcctgtTTACTGTCCATGTGtcctgtccctctgtccctctgtccatgTGTCCCTCTGTCCATGTGTCCTGTccttctgtccctctgtcctgtTTACTGTCCATGTGtcctgtccctctgtccctctgtccatgTGTCCCTCTGTCCCTGTGTCCCGTCCTTCTGTTCCTCTATCCATGTGTTCTGTCCTTCCGTCCCTCTGTCCATGTGTCCTGTTTACTGTCCATGTGtcctgtccctctgtccctctgtccatgTGTCCTGTCCCTTTGTCCATGTGTCCTCTGTCCATGCGTCCTGTCCTTCTGTTCCTCTGTCCATGTGtcctgtccctctgtccatgtgtcctgtccctctgtccatggtcctgtcctctgtccctctgtccatctgtcctgtccctctgtccatGTGTCCTCTGTCCATGTGtcctgtccctctgtccatGGTCCTGTCCTCTGTtcctctgtccatctgtcctgtccctctgtccatGTGTCCTCTGTCCATGTGtcctgtccctctgtccatggtcctgtcctctgtccagGTCAAAGATCACAAATAA